A window of the Vibrio fluvialis genome harbors these coding sequences:
- a CDS encoding Crp/Fnr family transcriptional regulator: protein MQQQFHQLMSEHGFSSDETAELLAAATPLELPTRHILVNQGENPTHFYFICKGICHASYLTPEGKEFSKEFYWEQDWIIGFESLIHRAPSPYLLESLTPVTLLCLPIEYLHQWRQRFHPLYIKLLEAQLMHKENKERFMLLYRPEQRYQVMCQQFPELIPRVSDTHIAAYLGITPISLSRIKARLRNE, encoded by the coding sequence ATTCAGCAGCAGTTTCATCAGTTGATGAGCGAACACGGTTTTAGCAGCGACGAGACAGCCGAACTGCTGGCAGCCGCGACACCGCTGGAGCTGCCGACACGCCATATTCTGGTCAATCAGGGGGAAAACCCGACGCATTTTTACTTCATCTGTAAGGGAATTTGCCACGCCAGCTACCTGACGCCAGAAGGCAAGGAGTTCAGTAAGGAGTTTTACTGGGAACAGGATTGGATCATTGGTTTTGAAAGCCTGATTCACCGTGCTCCGTCGCCGTATCTGCTCGAGAGCCTCACGCCGGTCACGCTGCTGTGCTTACCGATTGAGTATCTGCACCAATGGCGTCAACGCTTTCATCCGTTGTATATCAAGCTGCTGGAAGCGCAGCTGATGCACAAGGAAAACAAAGAACGGTTTATGTTGCTCTATCGCCCAGAACAGCGTTATCAGGTGATGTGTCAGCAGTTTCCGGAATTAATTCCGCGCGTCAGCGACACCCACATCGCCGCCTATCTGGGGATCACGCCCATCAGTCTCAGCCGAATCAAAGCCCGGCTGAGAAACGAGTGA
- the cpdB gene encoding 2',3'-cyclic-nucleotide 2'-phosphodiesterase, with product MTAAIKPLSVAILGGLLTLAGPAMAETIKLRIIETTDIHTNLMDYDYYKDKPSQQIGLARAASLVKEARSEAANSILVDNGDLIQGSPMGDYMAAKGIKPGEVHPAYKAMNQLSYDVGNIGNHEFNYGLKFLLETINDANFPYINANVYDAKSGEHFFKPYLIKTHTFKDTDGKAHQVKVGYIGFVPPQILVWDKKNLDGKVIAKDIKATAEKLVPEMRAQGADVIVAIPHSGVSSDPYKLGAENSVYYLTQVPGIDAIAFGHSHAVFPGKDFSSLPGADITQGTINGVTAVMPGRWGSHVGVMDLTLEQKGGQWVVTHGQSEARPIFDKAHNQPLVDADKGIVKALEADHKGTRDFVNQPIGQANDVMYSYLALVQDDPTIQIVNLAQKDYVERFIQGDPNLDGLPVLSAAAPFKVGGRKNDPSNFTEVESGELTFRNAADLYLYPNTLVAMKVSGKEVKEWLECSAGQFNQIDVNSEQPQSLINWDGFRTYNFDVLDGVNYQIDVTQPAKYDGECKVTHPNAQRIVNLTYQGQAIRDDQTFLIATNNYRAYSNKFPGTGSEFIAFDSPDENRTVVADYISRVSKEQGQVTPSADNNWSFAPIHSTHKLDIRFETSPSDKAAQFIADKGQYPMSKVATDEVGFAVYRIDLQK from the coding sequence ATGACAGCGGCAATCAAACCATTATCTGTCGCCATTCTCGGCGGCCTGCTGACGTTAGCTGGCCCGGCGATGGCAGAAACGATCAAACTTCGCATTATCGAAACCACCGACATCCACACTAACCTGATGGATTACGATTACTACAAAGACAAACCATCGCAACAGATTGGTCTGGCGCGAGCGGCCAGTCTGGTCAAAGAAGCGCGCAGCGAAGCCGCCAACAGCATTCTGGTGGATAACGGCGATTTGATTCAGGGCAGCCCGATGGGCGATTACATGGCGGCCAAAGGCATTAAGCCGGGCGAAGTCCATCCAGCCTACAAAGCGATGAATCAGCTCAGCTACGATGTGGGCAACATCGGTAACCACGAATTCAACTACGGGCTGAAATTTCTGCTCGAAACGATCAACGATGCGAACTTCCCCTACATCAACGCTAACGTCTACGACGCAAAATCAGGCGAGCACTTCTTTAAGCCGTATCTGATCAAAACGCACACCTTTAAAGACACCGATGGCAAGGCGCATCAAGTTAAAGTCGGTTACATCGGTTTTGTGCCACCGCAAATTCTGGTGTGGGATAAGAAGAACCTTGACGGCAAAGTGATTGCCAAAGACATCAAAGCCACCGCCGAAAAGCTGGTGCCGGAAATGCGCGCTCAGGGCGCGGATGTGATTGTGGCCATTCCTCACTCTGGCGTCTCTTCCGACCCATACAAACTGGGCGCGGAAAACTCGGTTTACTACCTCACGCAGGTACCGGGTATTGATGCCATTGCCTTTGGTCACTCACACGCGGTGTTCCCGGGTAAAGACTTCTCCTCTCTGCCAGGGGCTGACATCACGCAAGGCACGATTAACGGCGTGACCGCCGTGATGCCGGGTCGCTGGGGCAGCCATGTCGGGGTTATGGATTTGACGCTGGAACAAAAAGGCGGCCAGTGGGTAGTAACGCATGGTCAGTCAGAAGCGCGCCCTATCTTCGATAAAGCGCACAACCAACCGCTGGTTGATGCCGACAAGGGCATCGTTAAAGCGCTGGAAGCCGATCACAAAGGCACGCGTGACTTCGTCAACCAGCCGATCGGACAAGCCAACGATGTGATGTACAGCTATCTGGCACTGGTACAGGACGATCCGACGATTCAAATCGTCAACCTGGCGCAGAAAGATTACGTCGAGCGCTTCATTCAGGGCGACCCGAATCTGGATGGTCTGCCGGTACTGTCTGCCGCCGCGCCATTTAAAGTCGGTGGACGCAAAAACGATCCTTCTAACTTTACCGAAGTGGAATCAGGCGAGCTGACATTCCGCAACGCCGCCGACCTTTACCTTTACCCGAATACGCTGGTGGCAATGAAGGTGTCCGGTAAAGAGGTCAAAGAGTGGCTGGAATGTTCTGCGGGACAATTCAATCAGATCGACGTGAATTCTGAGCAACCGCAATCGCTGATCAACTGGGATGGTTTCCGTACCTACAACTTTGATGTACTCGATGGCGTGAACTATCAGATTGATGTAACTCAGCCAGCCAAATACGATGGCGAATGCAAGGTAACCCATCCGAATGCGCAGCGTATCGTCAATCTGACCTATCAGGGCCAAGCGATTCGTGATGATCAAACCTTCCTGATCGCGACCAATAACTACCGCGCCTACAGCAACAAGTTCCCGGGTACGGGTAGTGAGTTCATCGCGTTTGATTCTCCGGACGAGAACCGTACTGTGGTCGCCGATTACATTTCGCGTGTCAGCAAAGAGCAAGGACAAGTGACGCCAAGTGCGGACAACAACTGGTCATTTGCGCCCATCCACAGCACGCATAAACTCGACATTCGTTTTGAGACCTCACCGAGTGACAAAGCGGCGCAGTTTATTGCCGATAAAGGCCAGTATCCGATGAGTAAAGTGGCCACCGATGAGGTGGGCTTTGCGGTGTACCGTATCGATCTACAAAAGTAA
- the cobA gene encoding uroporphyrinogen-III C-methyltransferase, which translates to MAGSQTVSTLTTAAPRLVAVDGGAHNQTWSKIARSQLQPGEVALVGAGPGDPELLTVKALSYLQQADVVLYDYLVSDDIMALIPSDTILVCVGKRAGHHSVPQEKTNQLLVDFAKQGHRVVRIKGGDPFMFGRGGEELEVLFDAGVQFQVIPGITAAAGATAYAGIPLTHRDYAQSALFVTGHLKAEAADMDWSTLARSQQTLVIYMGLMKSSTIATQLIEHGRNASTPIAIIERGTQSTQKVFRGALSELPQLAAHAQSPSLIVIGEVVTLADKLAWFGDNTNPSAQYQYA; encoded by the coding sequence ATGGCGGGTTCACAAACAGTGTCAACGCTGACAACAGCAGCTCCACGCTTAGTGGCGGTCGATGGCGGCGCACACAACCAGACATGGTCCAAGATTGCCCGCAGCCAACTGCAGCCGGGAGAGGTGGCACTGGTGGGTGCCGGGCCGGGTGATCCGGAGCTGCTGACGGTGAAAGCGCTCAGCTATCTGCAACAGGCGGATGTGGTGCTGTATGACTACTTGGTGTCTGACGACATTATGGCCCTGATCCCAAGTGACACCATTCTGGTGTGTGTGGGTAAACGCGCGGGTCATCACAGCGTGCCGCAGGAAAAAACCAACCAGTTGCTGGTCGATTTTGCCAAGCAAGGCCACCGTGTGGTGCGCATCAAAGGCGGCGATCCTTTTATGTTTGGTCGTGGCGGTGAGGAGCTGGAAGTGCTGTTTGATGCTGGCGTTCAGTTTCAGGTTATTCCGGGCATTACTGCCGCTGCTGGTGCAACGGCCTATGCCGGTATTCCGCTGACCCACCGTGATTACGCGCAGTCCGCGCTGTTTGTCACTGGTCATTTGAAAGCCGAAGCCGCCGATATGGACTGGTCAACGCTCGCTCGCAGTCAACAGACGCTGGTGATTTATATGGGGCTGATGAAATCGAGCACCATCGCCACGCAGCTAATTGAACATGGCCGTAACGCCAGTACGCCGATTGCGATCATCGAACGTGGCACGCAGTCAACGCAGAAAGTTTTTCGCGGCGCACTCAGTGAGTTACCTCAGTTAGCGGCACATGCTCAGTCGCCGTCACTGATTGTCATTGGTGAAGTCGTGACGCTGGCCGACAAACTGGCCTGGTTTGGTGACAACACCAACCCGTCAGCTCAATACCAATACGCATAA
- the cysD gene encoding sulfate adenylyltransferase subunit CysD, with protein MDQQRLTHLKQLEAESIHIIREVAAEFANPVMMYSIGKDSSVMLHLARKAFYPGKIPFPLLHVDTDWKFRDMIAFRDATAKKYGFELLVHKNPEGMAMGINPFDHGSSKHTDIMKTQGLKQALNKYGFDAAFGGARRDEEKSRAKERVYSFRDKNHTWDPKNQRPELWKTYNGQINKGESIRVFPLSNWTELDIWQYIYLEGIEIVPLYLSDVRPVVERDGMLIMVDDDRMKLQPGEKIEHKSVRFRTLGCYPLTGAIESNAKTLPEIIEEMLVATSSERQGRAIDHDQSGSMELKKRQGYF; from the coding sequence ATGGATCAACAACGCTTAACCCATTTAAAACAGCTTGAGGCAGAAAGTATCCACATCATTCGTGAAGTGGCTGCGGAATTTGCCAATCCCGTCATGATGTATTCGATCGGTAAAGACTCTTCGGTCATGCTGCATCTGGCGCGCAAAGCGTTTTATCCGGGCAAGATCCCATTCCCATTGTTACACGTCGATACCGACTGGAAATTCCGCGACATGATCGCGTTCCGTGATGCGACAGCGAAGAAATACGGTTTCGAGCTGCTGGTGCACAAAAACCCGGAAGGGATGGCGATGGGTATCAACCCGTTTGATCACGGCTCTTCGAAGCACACCGACATCATGAAAACTCAGGGTCTGAAACAGGCGTTGAACAAGTACGGTTTTGATGCGGCCTTTGGTGGCGCGCGCCGCGACGAAGAAAAATCTCGTGCGAAAGAGCGTGTCTATTCATTCCGCGATAAGAACCACACCTGGGATCCGAAAAACCAGCGTCCTGAGCTGTGGAAAACCTACAACGGCCAGATCAACAAAGGCGAAAGCATTCGTGTGTTCCCACTGTCGAACTGGACCGAACTGGATATCTGGCAATACATCTACTTAGAAGGCATCGAAATTGTACCGCTGTATCTGTCGGACGTGCGTCCGGTGGTCGAGCGTGACGGCATGCTGATCATGGTGGATGACGACCGCATGAAGCTGCAACCAGGCGAAAAGATTGAACACAAGAGCGTGCGCTTCCGAACGCTTGGCTGTTACCCACTGACTGGCGCAATTGAATCGAACGCCAAAACACTACCGGAAATCATCGAAGAGATGCTGGTGGCGACGTCGAGTGAGCGTCAAGGCCGAGCGATCGACCACGATCAATCTGGATCGATGGAACTGAAAAAACGTCAAGGTTACTTCTAA
- the cysN gene encoding sulfate adenylyltransferase subunit CysN, whose product MNSAVQAQLAELGIEGYLNQHQHKSLLRFLTCGSVDDGKSTLIGRLLHDSKQIYEDQLAAVHSDSQRVGTTGERPDLALLVDGLQAEREQGITIDVAYRYFSTQKRKFIIADTPGHEQYTRNMATGASTCNLAVILIDARKGVLDQTRRHSFISNLLGLKHFVVAVNKMDLVEYSQARFEEIRAEYLEFSKHLHGDIDIQIIPLSALEGDNVVDKSAHMDWYQGPSLLELLETVDVDQEKGSGEFRFPVQYVNRPNLDFRGFAGTISSGSVKVGDKIKALPSGKTSTVARIVTFDGDLQEARAGLAVTLTLADEIDISRGDLIVLEQDQVESTNHLLADVVWMTEQPLQPGRDYDVKIAGKKTVGQVSAIRHQYDINNLSTYQAAELPLNGIGLCEWTFNQSVALDKYLDCADTGGFIIIDRLTNVTVGAGLVRDSLQSVAQAEGQFSAFEVELNALIRKHFPHWDAKDLSQLLK is encoded by the coding sequence ATGAATAGTGCAGTTCAAGCTCAACTTGCTGAGCTAGGTATTGAAGGTTACCTCAATCAACACCAACACAAATCGCTACTTCGCTTCCTCACCTGTGGCTCGGTAGACGATGGTAAAAGTACACTGATTGGTCGTCTGCTTCACGACTCAAAACAGATTTATGAAGATCAACTGGCCGCGGTGCATTCCGACAGCCAACGTGTCGGTACCACGGGTGAGCGCCCGGACTTAGCGCTGCTGGTCGATGGCCTGCAAGCTGAACGCGAACAGGGCATCACCATTGATGTTGCGTACCGTTACTTCTCGACGCAGAAGCGCAAATTCATCATTGCCGATACGCCGGGACACGAACAGTACACCCGTAACATGGCGACGGGTGCGTCGACTTGTAATCTGGCGGTGATCCTGATTGATGCGCGTAAAGGCGTGCTGGATCAAACGCGTCGTCACTCGTTCATCTCGAACTTGTTGGGCCTGAAACACTTCGTGGTAGCGGTCAACAAGATGGACCTGGTTGAATACTCGCAAGCGCGTTTTGAAGAGATTCGTGCCGAGTACCTTGAGTTTTCTAAACACCTGCACGGCGATATCGATATTCAGATCATTCCGCTGTCGGCGCTGGAAGGCGACAACGTGGTAGATAAAAGCGCGCACATGGACTGGTATCAAGGTCCGTCACTGCTCGAATTGCTGGAAACCGTCGATGTTGATCAGGAAAAAGGCAGCGGCGAGTTCCGTTTCCCGGTGCAGTATGTTAACCGTCCAAACCTCGATTTTCGCGGCTTTGCTGGCACGATCTCGTCGGGTTCAGTCAAAGTGGGCGACAAGATCAAAGCACTGCCGTCAGGCAAAACCTCCACAGTCGCTCGCATCGTGACGTTTGATGGCGATCTGCAAGAAGCGCGCGCTGGTCTGGCGGTGACGCTGACGCTGGCGGATGAAATTGACATCAGCCGCGGCGATCTGATTGTGCTGGAGCAGGATCAGGTTGAAAGCACCAATCATCTGCTGGCCGATGTGGTGTGGATGACGGAGCAACCGCTTCAACCGGGCCGTGATTACGATGTGAAGATCGCCGGTAAGAAGACGGTCGGTCAGGTTTCAGCGATTCGTCACCAATACGACATCAACAATCTGTCGACTTATCAGGCAGCAGAACTGCCACTGAACGGCATTGGTCTGTGTGAGTGGACGTTCAATCAGTCTGTCGCACTGGACAAATATCTCGACTGCGCAGACACCGGTGGTTTCATCATCATCGACCGTCTGACCAACGTCACCGTTGGCGCAGGCCTGGTGCGTGACAGTCTGCAAAGCGTGGCGCAAGCCGAAGGTCAATTCTCTGCGTTTGAAGTTGAACTCAACGCGCTGATTCGTAAGCACTTCCCACACTGGGATGCCAAGGATCTGAGTCAATTGCTTAAGTAA
- a CDS encoding SLC13 family permease, whose product MWEQGLVLAILLGIVTCLLVTRIKPSFIFAGAAFVAFMSGMMDVNALASNFTNTSLLTLVLLILASSALEKTRLVSWVSRNISEGNLGTVVAKLGLSTAFLSSFTNNTAVVVSLIGAIKRNQQHAPSKLLIPLSYTAIFGGTLTLIGTSTNLIINSFVEDAGLPSLNFFAPSMIGLAVLVGGVIILIPLSYLLPSYDEQNQDDLPYFLEAIVEPGSPLVGHSIAENNLRALRKLFLAEVIRDGESVPSVGPDFVLQARDRLLFCGDVESVSTLQEIQGLTLFGQHHLNGQNFVEVVVSSSASFCNKTLKSSRFRDRFDAVVVAIRRGHERLEGGLGNITLTAGDTLVLVPGKRFDAQRRANSREFVLINDLDSSAKLDTSKSTLVLVGFAAVIGASLLGFVPIIKGLLAYLLLLFVFGIVQISELRRRFPVDIVVIVGSALSIAQLMISSGLSERMGQMFIQAFNGWGVFGALVATYLVTLVLTELITNNAAAALAFPIGYSMAVGYGVDPMPFIMAVLFGASASFISPYGYQTNLLVYSVGNYKLSDYVRVGIPISLVYSTLVLTLIPVFFPF is encoded by the coding sequence ATGTGGGAACAAGGGCTGGTACTGGCGATTCTGCTGGGCATCGTGACCTGTCTGCTGGTCACGCGAATTAAGCCGAGTTTCATTTTTGCCGGCGCGGCGTTTGTGGCGTTTATGTCCGGCATGATGGATGTGAACGCGCTGGCGTCGAACTTCACCAACACGTCTCTGCTGACTCTGGTTTTGTTGATCTTAGCCTCCAGCGCGTTGGAAAAAACGCGTTTGGTAAGCTGGGTGAGCCGCAATATTTCAGAAGGCAACTTGGGCACCGTGGTGGCCAAACTGGGCTTGTCGACCGCGTTTCTCTCGTCATTCACGAATAACACCGCTGTGGTGGTGTCGCTGATTGGCGCGATCAAACGCAATCAACAGCATGCGCCGTCGAAGTTATTGATCCCGCTGTCGTACACCGCGATCTTTGGGGGCACGCTGACGTTGATCGGCACCTCAACCAATCTGATCATCAACAGCTTTGTCGAAGATGCCGGACTGCCAAGCCTCAACTTTTTCGCGCCCTCGATGATCGGTCTGGCGGTGCTGGTGGGCGGGGTGATCATTTTGATCCCGCTGAGCTATCTGCTGCCCAGTTATGATGAACAGAATCAGGACGATCTGCCGTATTTCCTTGAAGCGATTGTTGAGCCGGGCTCGCCGTTGGTTGGACACAGTATTGCCGAAAACAACCTGCGCGCATTGCGTAAGCTGTTTCTCGCCGAAGTGATTCGCGATGGTGAAAGCGTACCGTCGGTCGGTCCGGATTTCGTATTGCAGGCGCGCGATCGTCTGCTGTTCTGTGGCGATGTGGAAAGTGTCTCGACGCTGCAGGAAATTCAGGGTCTGACACTGTTTGGCCAGCATCACCTTAACGGTCAGAACTTCGTTGAAGTGGTCGTCAGCTCCTCGGCAAGCTTCTGCAACAAAACCCTCAAATCGAGCCGTTTTCGCGACCGTTTTGATGCGGTGGTGGTGGCGATTCGTCGTGGGCATGAACGGCTGGAAGGCGGGCTGGGCAATATTACGCTGACCGCAGGTGACACACTTGTGTTGGTGCCGGGCAAACGCTTCGATGCGCAGCGCCGTGCCAACAGTCGCGAGTTCGTGCTGATCAACGATCTGGATTCCAGCGCCAAACTCGACACCAGTAAATCCACTCTGGTGCTGGTGGGGTTTGCCGCTGTGATTGGCGCGTCGCTACTGGGGTTTGTGCCGATCATCAAAGGGCTATTGGCGTATCTGCTGCTGCTGTTTGTGTTTGGCATTGTGCAAATCAGTGAGCTACGTCGCCGTTTCCCGGTCGACATCGTGGTGATCGTCGGCTCGGCGTTGTCGATTGCGCAGTTGATGATTTCGTCCGGCTTATCCGAGCGCATGGGCCAAATGTTTATTCAGGCCTTTAATGGCTGGGGTGTCTTCGGGGCGCTGGTGGCGACCTATCTGGTCACTCTGGTACTGACGGAACTCATTACCAACAACGCGGCGGCGGCGCTGGCATTTCCGATTGGCTACAGCATGGCTGTGGGCTATGGCGTGGATCCGATGCCGTTCATCATGGCGGTGCTGTTTGGCGCCAGCGCGAGTTTTATCTCGCCCTACGGTTATCAGACCAATCTGTTGGTGTACAGCGTGGGCAATTACAAACTGAGTGATTATGTGCGAGTCGGCATTCCGATTTCGCTGGTTTACTCAACGTTGGTGTTGACGCTGATCCCGGTATTTTTTCCGTTTTAA
- the cysC gene encoding adenylyl-sulfate kinase: protein MSTASNVKDDNIVWHQHSVDKHFRAELKKQKPAVLWFTGLSGAGKSTVAGALESRLATLGYHTYLLDGDNVRHGLCSDLGFSEQDRRENIRRIGELAKLMVDAGLIVLTAFISPHRAERQLVRDLLPQGEFIEVFVNTSLEVCEQRDPKGLYKKARAGEIANFTGIDSAYEAPLNPEIDLPAGDASIDELVAQCVAELNARGIIAQ, encoded by the coding sequence ATGAGCACCGCATCGAATGTGAAAGACGACAACATCGTGTGGCATCAACACTCGGTTGATAAACACTTTCGCGCTGAGCTGAAAAAGCAGAAACCAGCGGTACTCTGGTTTACTGGCCTGTCTGGTGCGGGCAAGTCAACCGTGGCTGGCGCGCTGGAAAGCCGTCTGGCGACGCTGGGTTATCACACCTATCTGCTGGATGGCGACAATGTGCGTCACGGCCTGTGTAGTGATTTGGGTTTTTCTGAGCAGGATCGCCGCGAAAATATTCGCCGTATTGGTGAACTGGCCAAACTGATGGTCGATGCAGGCCTGATTGTGCTGACGGCATTTATCTCGCCGCACCGCGCAGAGCGTCAGTTGGTGCGTGACTTGTTGCCGCAGGGAGAGTTCATCGAAGTGTTCGTCAATACGTCACTGGAAGTGTGCGAGCAGCGCGATCCGAAAGGGCTGTACAAGAAAGCTCGTGCCGGCGAGATCGCCAATTTTACCGGGATTGATTCTGCGTATGAAGCGCCGCTCAATCCGGAAATCGACCTGCCTGCCGGCGATGCCAGTATCGATGAGCTGGTGGCGCAGTGTGTGGCTGAGCTGAACGCGCGCGGCATCATTGCTCAGTAA
- a CDS encoding TIGR03899 family protein, with protein sequence MAESKQPVVIDHEPTSGSSQERKSNYVKDSANRIFSIAQQHGVDALLLSEAPKKTPLDRALKRERDRKEQRQKNLEQIVRLAHVSCRNETAGDPDQDWLYRFFDMAQDIHNSSMQRLWAQVLKREVTNPGFTSMKALKVLQDMTPKEAQILQRAAGLACSFGSDQSLKLLFGLKIQNSLFSFGKRAVTNTLNIGSHQMPYSNLLVLIELGLLHATELESGEIELDPPLTLSYQGKHLSLNANSRGVRLLYYRFSPTGNELCRLLGNKPNMGYYDQLVALLSQKFTVHTEASASTIHHTV encoded by the coding sequence ATGGCCGAATCGAAACAACCTGTAGTGATTGATCACGAGCCGACTTCCGGTTCATCGCAGGAAAGAAAATCCAATTACGTCAAAGACAGCGCCAACCGCATTTTTAGTATCGCGCAGCAGCATGGTGTTGATGCTCTGCTGCTGAGTGAAGCTCCGAAGAAAACCCCGCTCGACCGCGCGTTGAAGCGCGAGCGTGATCGTAAAGAGCAGCGTCAGAAGAATCTGGAGCAGATTGTGCGTCTGGCCCATGTCTCATGTCGCAATGAGACGGCCGGCGATCCGGATCAGGACTGGCTGTACCGCTTTTTCGACATGGCACAGGACATTCACAACTCGTCCATGCAGCGCTTGTGGGCTCAGGTACTCAAACGTGAAGTGACCAACCCGGGCTTTACCTCGATGAAAGCGCTAAAAGTACTGCAGGACATGACGCCCAAAGAAGCACAGATTCTGCAACGCGCGGCGGGGCTGGCTTGCAGTTTTGGCAGTGACCAGAGCCTGAAACTGCTGTTCGGGCTGAAGATTCAAAACAGCTTGTTCAGTTTTGGCAAGCGGGCGGTGACCAACACCCTGAATATCGGCAGCCACCAGATGCCCTACTCCAACTTACTGGTGTTGATTGAGCTTGGTCTGCTGCATGCCACCGAACTGGAATCCGGCGAAATTGAACTCGACCCGCCACTGACGCTGAGCTATCAGGGCAAGCATTTATCGCTCAACGCCAACTCGCGCGGCGTGCGTCTGCTCTACTACCGCTTCTCCCCTACCGGCAATGAACTGTGTCGCCTGCTCGGCAACAAGCCGAACATGGGCTACTACGATCAGCTGGTGGCACTGCTGAGCCAGAAATTTACCGTGCACACCGAAGCCAGTGCGTCGACCATTCACCACACGGTGTAA
- a CDS encoding DUF3299 domain-containing protein, which produces MKKWLASAALMLMTVVAAPAFSSDEVLKLDWIDLIPENERNLFDQQGMPMPDHNGSAPAKQSKIGHVRSELNGSTVKIPGFVIPLEGDENTVTEFLLVPYFGACIHVPPPPPNQIIYVKFPKGAPVQELWDVVYVIGTLKTESVSLDLAETGYVIEGSEIAEYDDM; this is translated from the coding sequence ATGAAAAAATGGCTGGCGAGCGCCGCCCTGATGCTAATGACTGTCGTCGCGGCACCTGCATTTAGCAGTGATGAGGTCTTGAAACTGGACTGGATCGATTTGATTCCGGAAAACGAACGCAATCTGTTTGATCAGCAGGGCATGCCGATGCCGGATCACAACGGCAGCGCACCAGCCAAGCAATCCAAAATCGGCCATGTGCGTTCTGAACTTAATGGCAGCACGGTAAAAATTCCCGGCTTCGTGATCCCATTGGAAGGGGATGAAAATACCGTCACGGAATTTTTGTTGGTGCCGTATTTTGGTGCCTGCATTCATGTGCCACCACCGCCACCGAATCAGATTATTTACGTGAAATTCCCGAAAGGTGCGCCAGTGCAGGAGCTATGGGATGTGGTGTACGTGATTGGGACGCTCAAGACGGAATCGGTCAGTTTGGATCTGGCGGAAACAGGCTATGTGATTGAAGGCAGTGAGATCGCCGAATACGACGATATGTAA